Below is a window of Elusimicrobiaceae bacterium DNA.
GATAACAAACATACACATCTCCGAAACTCCATTGTTCCTCACAAACAAAGGGCGGTTTTTCATGATTAAAAGAAATTACATCTGTCACATAGTGATGATTTAAGAAAGTTTTGTTAATGCGTAAAATTTCTTTTTCATCTACAAATACAATGTTTACTTCCGCATTTTCTTTTTGAAATTTTTTAAGAGCCTTCAAACAGGCTTCTTGAAAAATTCCGGTACGATGCAAATACTTGGGTATCTCTGTTTGATAAAAGATATTTATTTTCATTTTTCTGTCTTCACTATTTTCTTTTCCCATTTTTCATAGGCATGTAAAATGTTTTTGACAAGCGGGTGACGCACAACGTCTTCCGGCCCGAAATCTACAAAAGATACTCCGGATACTCCTTTTAAAATCTTGGGTAATTGCAAAAGTGCACTCTGCGATTTTTGCGGTAAATCTATTTGCGTCAAGTCCCCGTTGACCACCATTTTAGAATTAATTCCCATACGGGTTAAAAACATTTTCATTTGGGCGGGCAATGTGTTTTGTGCCTCGTCTAAAATGACAAATGCTTTTTCTAAAGTGCGCCCTCTCATGTAAGCCAGAGGGGCTATTTCTAAAATGTTTCCATATTTCAGTGCGCGAAATTTTTCTACACCTAACATAGAATAAAAAGCATCATAGATAGGACGCAAATAAGGGTCTGTTTTTTCATTGATGTCACCGGGCAAAAAACCCAATTTCTCACCGGCTTCTACTATCGGACGGGTGACGATAATGCGCTCTACCATTCCCAACTCCAAAGCACGTAATGCGCAGGCACAAGCTAAGAAGGTTTTGCCTGTTCCGGCAGGGCCGATGGAAACCAATAGATCATTTTCAAAGACGGCTTCAATATAATTTTTTTGATTTTCGGTACGAGCCTCTATAGGACGAGAATGTTCCGGCCGAAAAATAATGTTATCTTTAAAGGGGATGCGGTCTTGAACAGCATCTTCATTTTTTATTTTTCCGGACATTTCCAATGTTTTTCTCAGTCTGGCCAAAGCTTTGTCTAAACGAGAATGAGTACCCTTTAAAGAAAGCTCAGCACCTTGCCCGTCTTCGGTATATTTTACGATGGCATCAATTTTAAATTCTTTTTCCAAAGCGCGCAATTTGCGGTCCTGCACGCCTAAAGCAAGCAAGATTTCATCTTGGTCTTTTAATAAAATTTTCTTAATCATTATTTAAATTATAATAAAAAACAGGCGGCCTATATAGACCGCCTGTTCCTACAGACATGATTTATAAGAATTTGCTCTTTCCGCGCGGAATGACCACAATGCCGGAAGGATCAATATAATAATGCTGAGCATCATTTTCTTGATTAAAACCAATGGTCTGGTTAGCAGCGATGGTGTTAAAGCGATCTACAATCACTTTTTTAAGTTTGGCTCCTTGTTTGATTTCACAAGAATCCATGATAATACACCCTTCCAATTCTGCACCGTCGTGTACGATTACATTGCTGGCCAATACGCAATTTTTAATCTTGGCGTTGGGATAAATCGTACAACCGTTGCTGACCATAGAGTTTTCTATGTTTCCACCCATATACTTGGTGGGCGGCACGCGGTAGGCCGTCGTATTGATGGGCCATTTGGGGTTATCTAAATCCAATTTGGGAGTAGGGCCCAACAAGTCCATGTGCGTTTGCCAGAAAGATTCGATGGTTCCTACATCTCTCCAATAGCCTTTTTCCTCATAATCTTTAATACCGGGCAATACTTGGCTTTGGAAGTCATAGGCAAAAGTGCGGTGATCGGTTAAGATTTTGGGCAAAATATGTTTACCAAAATCCAAAGAAGGAACATCGCAGAAGCGTTTTTGCAATACTTGCAAAAGGACATCGGCATTAAAAATATAGTTCCCCATAGAGGCAAAAGCCGCATTGGGATTTCCGGGAATCGGACGCGGATTTTTAGGCTTTTCATCAAATTGGATAATGCGGTGATTGTCATCCGTTCCCAATACGCCAAAGGCGGATGCTTCTTTGATGCTGACTGTATTGGCAGCAACGGTGACATCGGCTTTGTTTTTGATGTGAAAATCAATCATTTGGCGCACGTCCATACGATAAATATGGTCAGCCCCGAAAATCGCCACCAAATCCGGTGCAAAATCTTTGACCAAATTGATATTTTGGCGTACGGCATCGGCGGTGCCTCTGTACCAAATTTCACCCATGCGCATTTGCGGCGGTACGGTGGTTAAAAAATGATCCGGAATTAAACCTTCCGTTCTCCAAGAAGTGCGCAAATATTCAATCAAACTTTGTGATAAATATTGCACCAACACATAAGAAGAAAAAATACCGGAATTAACAAAGTTAGACAAAACAAAATCAACAATACGGTATTTTCCTCCAAACGGAACGGCAGGTTTTGAACGTTCTTTAGTCAACGGATAAAGGCGTTCGCCTTTTCCGCCGGCCATAATCATTCCCAAGACTCTCATGGCTTTTCTCCCTTTTGATGATTATTGCGCGCCCAAGGGAAGTTGTTTGTTTAAAGATTCAAAGGCTTCCCAAGTCCACGGCATTTTTTCTTTAAAAATTTCAGCAATTGCATCTGCATAGACGCGAATTTCATATTGAGCGTGACCATCTTGACGCAGTTGTAAGAAGTTGAGCAAACTGCGAGCGTTTACGCTCCAATAAAATTGTGTGTATTGGCACACCGGCAAAACTCCGCGTGCCATTTCACGAGCCACACCGGCCTCAATCAGTTTATTGTAGGCGGTAAAAGAGGCTTCTACGGAATCTTCGTAAATTTTGCGCAAAGCCTCATTGTCAAAATCGGCCGCTACAGAACCTTGACGATTTTTAATATCTTGGCCGCGAAACTCTTGCGGAATGTAGAATTCGTCTTTAACTTGCGTATAGCGTGCGCTGATTTCATTAAAAGAGCCCCAACGATGGCGCATCCACTGGCGAGCTACATAAATCGGGCAACAGACGTGAAATTGAAAATAACAATGTTCAAAAGGGGTATGGTGTCTGTGTTCCAACAGATATTTAATCAGTCCTTTATCTCTTTCTTCCCCTTTGGAAGTCCCTCCGAAAGATACACGGGCAGAACTGACGGCGCGATTATCGCTGCCCATAAAATCTACCAAGCGAATAAATCCTTTGTCTAACAACTGAATGGTTTGGTTTTCCACGAGATTTCTCCTAAATATTATCTATAAATTTCTGTTAAAACGGTTTGGCCGCTGCTCAGCACTTGCGGAAGGAAAATGCCGCGTTTGCTGCAGTTGGTGTCGTATACAAACCCGCTTAAAGAAAGGGTTTCTTTTATATTCAGTTTACCATTTTCATACATCAAAAAATGGATTTTGCTGCCATTATATTGGCCGAATTGTTCGGATAACAAACCCAACTTGGCCGTATTTTCTACGGCAACAAGAGTGGCTTTCCCATCGGGACCATATGCCTGTAAAGATGGATAAAAAGAAATTAGTTCCTGTTTATATTTTACACGATTTGGAGCCGTAGCGAACAAATTATTACTTTCGGCATATTTTCCGTCGAGCAACCGCAGGCGTATTTTGCCATTGGAAGCGGTATAAATAAAGTTGGCGGTATGATTGTTTTGAATTTCATAATAATTGGTGCCGGTAAGCCAATTTCCGCGCGTGGAAATACGGTCGTTATCTAGGCGGAAATTTCCTTTTTCATATTCCAATTCGCGTGCATCGGAGGGTTTTGCTCCGTTAATAAAGGGTTTTTGAGCAAAAATTTCTTTTTCGTCATCACAACCGATCTCTTTTACAAAATAGGGCACAGTGTCGATCAACTGAAAGGCATTATCTTGTATTTTAAAAATGAGGGTAGAAATTTTTTGTTTATTTTCGTCATATACGGTGGCAAAAATCTGTGCATAAGGGGCGTCCATAAGGTCTTTTGCCGACAGAGTAATAGGTTTTTTGCCGGAAGGTATTTGATATTGATTAATTTTTTGCAAAATGCCCTGTTCATCTTGATAAAGGGTTAATTGTCCTTTGGTGTCTAAGGTGACAATTTCTTCATCAGGAAAGGCTGTTAAATCCGTTTTGACGGCGCTGATAATTTCCTGTTCCAAGACGGGATATTCTTTTATTTTCCGTTCGGAGGAAATTACAGATTTTGGTTGAGGTTTTGAAGGAACAGACGAAACGGATGTGGATGTGGTCTTCGGAGTAGAAAAGAAAACCGCTTCTTGCCCGATAGAATAAACCGTCTTGTCAGGCATTTGGCCTATGGCGTATAAAGGTTGTACTTCCGTTATTTTTCCTTCTGCGGAATAGTGATTAATAAGGCCCAAATTTTTCCCTGTTTTGGGGTTGATTAATTTTTCTTGAGAGGTGATTATTTTAAAACTGTCTCCGACGGATACCTGCCGGTTAAACTCAGAGGTATCCAAAAAGACTTTTTGACCGTCTTGTTTGACAATAACTACTTGTGCCCAAGCGCTATGAAAGAAACAAACGAATATCAAAATAGAGAGCAATAGTTTTAAATTTATTTTCATATAATAATGGTATAGCATTTTTTCCGGAGAGGAACAAGAAAATATGAAAAAGAATTTTACTGATTTAATAGAAACGATTGCGACTCTGCGCGGTCCGAACGGTTGCCCGTGGGATAAAAAGCAAACGCACGAAAGTTTGATAAAATGCTTGCAAAACGAAAGCCAAGAACTGATTGATGCCATTAATAATAAAGATGTTGAGAATATGAAAGAAGAACTGGGAGATGTCCTTTTGCAAGTGATTATGCACGCACAAATTGCTAAAGAAGAAGGGCTTTTTGATATAGAAGACGTGATGATCTATTTAGATGAAAAACTTCACCGCCGTCACCCACATGTATTTGGTGATCATGCGCAGGCAACATCGCCCGAAGAAGCGCTGGCTCTCTGGAAAGAAATGAAGAAAAAAGAAAAAGAAAATAAATAACAGATTTTTTGTTTTCTTCAGGACTTATTCTTTTTTTATTTAAACCCTTGAAAATAACATTTTTATCCGCTATGCTATTTATGTGAGATAATCAGCGGCGAGGGTGTTTGCCAGAAATGGCCTCTCTCATTTTGCGTTGATTATCTCTTTTTTATTCCCATTCATGTAACCCTGCATTTTTTTCTTCCACCTGTTTCAAGGAATGCAGTTGCACTGTGTAGATTTTGTTTTCAAATTTTAATGTTGATTTCACAAACGATGGATTTTTCCCAAAAATAAACCCCCGCATATTATTTCGGGGGTTTAGCTCATGTATGTCATTTTCATGACTTCTGTTCCTCTTTCTCGTCGGGGCTATGTGCTCGGGTCTTTACGCAATCGGGAGACACGCCGTGCCGCCTGCAACTGCAACCAAGAGCCTCATGCTTTCCAACGATACTTCATACCATTAATATAAGCCGAATATCTAAAATTTCAAGTACCAAAAAGGACCTATTTTTTATAGGTCCTTTTTATTTGTGAAAAGTTTTTTCTCTAACCACTTATTAAATAATCTGTCACATACAAGTATGGGCGGCGTGGCAAACATGGTGAGATATATACAAGAACGCGGTATTTTGACCCGACGGGAATTATCCAATAAATAAAGTTCTTCGGAGATTTTATTTAATGTGTCTCCTGCCCACAATACAGGCCAGGCTACGGCCGCGCGGTGTTTGGCTTGTGTCTTGGGGAGGGCAGCAAAATATTTTTTGGCTGAATTTAGTTTTGATCTGCCCCATTCAATCCATTTTTGTTTAATGGGTTCAAAACGGGCGCTGTTTTTTTCATCTAAAAGGTCTTCTGGCTTCAGTCCATATTTTTTTAAATCTTCCTCGGGGAAATAGCACCGGCCGATGCGCAAATCTCTAGGTAAATCGCGCAAAATATTTACGATTTGTTCTGCATCTCCAATATCTTTGCCTAATGCTAAAAAGTCTGTTTCATTAATGGCTACTTTTACATGAGAGAGAATGAGTTTGCTCCAAAAAACTCCCGGCGCTCCACCCATTAAGTGACAATAATGTTCTAAATCTTGTGTTGTTTTCAGAGCCTTTACTTGGTGGGAGTTCTCCGGCGGAAAAACTTCCAAATCCATTTTCATTCCGTCGCATACGGCATTCACCACTTCCAAGATGGTTTCTTTTTGTTTTTCGGTCAATGTATTGAAACTTGCTAAACATAAAGGGAAATTATGTAATAATTTTTCTTCATATGTATTAGAAGAAGAACCCGAAATTTCTGATACTAATTTTTCTTGATCTTGGGGATTAGGGTGGATAATCATATCCGGAAATTTTTTGATCCAATATAATCTTTTTTCACAAGAAATCAAAGAGGTATCTGCAATACTATCTGCATATCTGCATAATAAATAAGCAATGCAAAATGTATCTCGTACTTCGACAGGAAGCAACCTTGCACTGAGATACAAACTGCGAGAAGTGTTTTTTAGCAATTCATTTAGATTTGTCATAACCTTATAAAAATAATATAAAATTTTGTTGATATAAAAAACAAATTTTTATTATAAAGTATTGTGTTTTAAAAGAGAAAATTTGTTTTTTTAAACCTATTATTAAAGTAATATGAGGAAAAATAATAAAAATTTTATCGTACGCGCGCGCACGCGCGCACTATATATATTGGTTTGTAGATATCAAAAGATTTAAATAAAATGTTGCAAAATAAATTTTGTTTTGCTAAAATATATACATACTTAAACGATTGATCTTTTATTAAAACTCTTAGAAGCAAAGCGGAAAAAGTTGAGAGTAAAGTAAGCAAGTAGTTTGAAAAACATACTTTTCTCAGACGGAGAAAAAAATTGTTGACAAACAAAAATATTTTTGC
It encodes the following:
- the ybeY gene encoding rRNA maturation RNase YbeY, with the translated sequence MKINIFYQTEIPKYLHRTGIFQEACLKALKKFQKENAEVNIVFVDEKEILRINKTFLNHHYVTDVISFNHEKPPFVCEEQWSFGDVYVCYQVARKNAPKFQHTFLQEMMMYAVHGCLHLSGLDDHTAQERAEMDRQAEKIIKNTLKKPV
- a CDS encoding PhoH family protein; this encodes MIKKILLKDQDEILLALGVQDRKLRALEKEFKIDAIVKYTEDGQGAELSLKGTHSRLDKALARLRKTLEMSGKIKNEDAVQDRIPFKDNIIFRPEHSRPIEARTENQKNYIEAVFENDLLVSIGPAGTGKTFLACACALRALELGMVERIIVTRPIVEAGEKLGFLPGDINEKTDPYLRPIYDAFYSMLGVEKFRALKYGNILEIAPLAYMRGRTLEKAFVILDEAQNTLPAQMKMFLTRMGINSKMVVNGDLTQIDLPQKSQSALLQLPKILKGVSGVSFVDFGPEDVVRHPLVKNILHAYEKWEKKIVKTEK
- the glgC gene encoding glucose-1-phosphate adenylyltransferase is translated as MRVLGMIMAGGKGERLYPLTKERSKPAVPFGGKYRIVDFVLSNFVNSGIFSSYVLVQYLSQSLIEYLRTSWRTEGLIPDHFLTTVPPQMRMGEIWYRGTADAVRQNINLVKDFAPDLVAIFGADHIYRMDVRQMIDFHIKNKADVTVAANTVSIKEASAFGVLGTDDNHRIIQFDEKPKNPRPIPGNPNAAFASMGNYIFNADVLLQVLQKRFCDVPSLDFGKHILPKILTDHRTFAYDFQSQVLPGIKDYEEKGYWRDVGTIESFWQTHMDLLGPTPKLDLDNPKWPINTTAYRVPPTKYMGGNIENSMVSNGCTIYPNAKIKNCVLASNVIVHDGAELEGCIIMDSCEIKQGAKLKKVIVDRFNTIAANQTIGFNQENDAQHYYIDPSGIVVIPRGKSKFL
- a CDS encoding FAD-dependent thymidylate synthase; the encoded protein is MENQTIQLLDKGFIRLVDFMGSDNRAVSSARVSFGGTSKGEERDKGLIKYLLEHRHHTPFEHCYFQFHVCCPIYVARQWMRHRWGSFNEISARYTQVKDEFYIPQEFRGQDIKNRQGSVAADFDNEALRKIYEDSVEASFTAYNKLIEAGVAREMARGVLPVCQYTQFYWSVNARSLLNFLQLRQDGHAQYEIRVYADAIAEIFKEKMPWTWEAFESLNKQLPLGAQ
- a CDS encoding MazG family protein, translated to MKKNFTDLIETIATLRGPNGCPWDKKQTHESLIKCLQNESQELIDAINNKDVENMKEELGDVLLQVIMHAQIAKEEGLFDIEDVMIYLDEKLHRRHPHVFGDHAQATSPEEALALWKEMKKKEKENK
- a CDS encoding squalene/phytoene synthase family protein, which translates into the protein MTNLNELLKNTSRSLYLSARLLPVEVRDTFCIAYLLCRYADSIADTSLISCEKRLYWIKKFPDMIIHPNPQDQEKLVSEISGSSSNTYEEKLLHNFPLCLASFNTLTEKQKETILEVVNAVCDGMKMDLEVFPPENSHQVKALKTTQDLEHYCHLMGGAPGVFWSKLILSHVKVAINETDFLALGKDIGDAEQIVNILRDLPRDLRIGRCYFPEEDLKKYGLKPEDLLDEKNSARFEPIKQKWIEWGRSKLNSAKKYFAALPKTQAKHRAAVAWPVLWAGDTLNKISEELYLLDNSRRVKIPRSCIYLTMFATPPILVCDRLFNKWLEKKLFTNKKDL